Proteins from one Oscillatoria nigro-viridis PCC 7112 genomic window:
- a CDS encoding dihydrolipoyl dehydrogenase family protein, with protein MTSLFMLDYDLVIIGGTAAGRYAALTATNFPARVALVEPLSNSQDLPTGGKESIDLGLRYSQTLSEAARFAQQIGRQQLGVRWEVANSSVPLKLRFDGVLKWAEGVVSNLSEIDSLGVLAARGVDVISGSGEFVAKPDLAFVVGGRKLRSLCYLLACPTLPTIPNIEGLSSAGCFTSETVAELAKLPELPKSLAVIGADPSGVEVAQTFARLGVAVTLVVKGSHILAKEDREAAGLVQAAMEAQGVRILTATEVTQARVIEGKKWIQAGPRAIEAEEIFLAAGRGHNFSSLNLEAARVKFSDRGVILNEKLQTTNRRIYAIGDVAGGYPFPHIANCEAAVAVKNALFLPLFQIDYRGIPWAIFSDPQLARVGLTEAQARRRFGDDLIVCREYFKNVERAQMCGETTGFCKIVGRRNGEILGASIVGPQAAELIHAIALAVRHGMKVEAIAELPYIWSSFSAINGQTAAVWESQRLGRNTFMQNLWENLFHWRRYWK; from the coding sequence TTGACTTCTTTATTTATGCTTGACTATGATTTAGTGATTATTGGTGGAACTGCGGCCGGACGTTATGCTGCTTTGACTGCAACTAATTTCCCGGCCCGCGTTGCTTTGGTGGAACCGCTAAGTAATTCGCAAGATTTGCCGACTGGGGGGAAAGAGTCGATCGACCTTGGTTTGAGATACAGCCAAACTTTGAGCGAGGCTGCTCGTTTTGCCCAGCAGATCGGCCGCCAGCAGTTGGGGGTTCGCTGGGAAGTCGCGAATTCCTCTGTGCCGCTCAAATTGCGCTTTGACGGGGTTTTAAAGTGGGCCGAGGGTGTTGTTTCTAATTTGTCAGAAATTGATTCTCTGGGCGTTTTGGCTGCTCGCGGTGTCGATGTTATTTCGGGCAGCGGCGAGTTTGTCGCCAAACCGGATTTGGCTTTTGTTGTCGGCGGCAGGAAATTGCGATCGCTCTGTTATTTGCTAGCTTGTCCAACTCTGCCAACGATTCCCAATATAGAAGGACTTTCTTCTGCTGGCTGTTTTACTTCCGAAACTGTCGCGGAATTAGCAAAACTTCCCGAGTTGCCTAAAAGTTTGGCTGTAATCGGTGCCGATCCCAGCGGTGTCGAAGTGGCTCAAACTTTTGCTCGATTAGGGGTTGCTGTTACGCTTGTGGTGAAGGGTTCGCACATTTTGGCTAAAGAAGACCGGGAGGCTGCCGGCTTGGTTCAAGCTGCAATGGAAGCTCAAGGAGTGCGGATTCTGACTGCTACTGAGGTGACTCAAGCTAGGGTGATTGAGGGTAAAAAGTGGATTCAAGCTGGGCCAAGGGCGATCGAAGCTGAGGAGATTTTTCTGGCTGCAGGTAGAGGACACAATTTTTCATCGTTAAATCTCGAAGCGGCTAGGGTTAAATTCAGCGATCGGGGCGTGATTTTAAATGAAAAGCTGCAAACAACTAATCGCCGCATTTATGCGATCGGCGATGTTGCTGGGGGTTATCCGTTCCCTCACATCGCTAATTGCGAAGCTGCGGTTGCTGTGAAAAATGCTTTGTTTTTGCCGCTGTTTCAAATAGATTATCGCGGGATTCCTTGGGCGATTTTTTCCGATCCGCAATTGGCGAGGGTTGGCTTGACTGAAGCGCAAGCAAGGCGCAGGTTTGGAGACGATCTCATTGTTTGTCGGGAATATTTTAAGAATGTTGAAAGAGCTCAAATGTGCGGCGAGACAACTGGTTTTTGTAAGATTGTCGGGCGTCGCAACGGAGAGATTTTGGGAGCGAGTATTGTGGGGCCGCAAGCTGCTGAGTTGATTCACGCGATCGCTTTGGCTGTGCGTCACGGGATGAAGGTTGAGGCGATCGCCGAACTTCCTTATATTTGGTCGAGTTTTTCGGCAATTAACGGTCAAACTGCTGCTGTTTGGGAGTCGCAGCGCTTGGGCCGCAACACTTTTATGCAAAATTTGTGGGAGAATTTGTTTCACTGGCGCAGGTATTGGAAGTAA